A single Ignavibacteriales bacterium DNA region contains:
- a CDS encoding YifB family Mg chelatase-like AAA ATPase, with protein sequence MLSKVLSSATYGIDAYIVEVETSAEQKLPSFLIVGLPDNAIKESRERVSAAIKNSGFEFPPRKFTVNLAPADIKKEGSSFDLPIAIGILAANEKISPAMLEDTVFLGELALDGKLRSVKGALPVAVEAKKQGMKRLILPADSVKEASIVDGISVYGFQQLADVIAFLNDEVTAEPVYTSREEIFSKVNHYHLDFADVKGQENVKRALEVAAAGGHNILMIGPPGSGKTMLAKRIPTILPPLSFEEALETTKIHSVAGILPSDQALITERPFRSPHHTVSDAALVGGGSFPRPGEVSYAHHGVLFLDELPEFKKNVLEVMRQPLEDSRVTVSRSKMSLEFPANFMLAAAMNPCPCGFYTDPGRDCTCIPPQIQKYMSRISGPLLDRIDIHIEVPAVKYKELSSEAGGEPSADIRKRVIKSRMRQYARFKDQPHIYNNADMGSKEVRTYCKLDGSGNELLKMAMTRLGFSARAYDRILKVARTIADLSDSEQIQAQHISEAIQYRSLDRELWKR encoded by the coding sequence GTGTTATCCAAAGTACTCTCAAGCGCAACCTACGGCATTGACGCATATATCGTAGAAGTTGAAACCAGCGCCGAACAGAAACTCCCTTCGTTCCTCATTGTAGGGCTCCCCGATAATGCTATCAAAGAAAGCCGTGAGCGGGTTTCAGCCGCCATTAAGAACAGCGGATTTGAATTTCCCCCGCGCAAATTCACGGTGAATCTTGCACCGGCAGATATTAAGAAAGAGGGGAGCTCGTTTGATCTTCCCATCGCGATCGGAATACTCGCCGCAAATGAAAAAATCAGTCCGGCCATGCTTGAGGATACTGTATTTCTGGGCGAACTTGCTCTGGATGGCAAACTCCGCTCGGTTAAAGGTGCACTGCCTGTAGCCGTGGAGGCAAAAAAGCAGGGGATGAAACGGCTGATACTCCCGGCTGATTCGGTAAAAGAAGCATCCATTGTTGACGGAATCAGTGTGTACGGTTTTCAGCAGCTTGCTGATGTGATTGCCTTTCTGAATGATGAAGTAACCGCCGAGCCGGTATATACATCCCGCGAAGAGATATTCTCCAAAGTTAATCATTATCATCTTGACTTTGCCGATGTGAAGGGGCAGGAAAATGTAAAGCGCGCGCTTGAAGTTGCCGCGGCCGGGGGACATAACATCCTGATGATCGGCCCTCCCGGTTCAGGCAAAACTATGCTTGCAAAACGGATCCCGACCATTCTTCCTCCTCTCAGTTTTGAAGAAGCATTGGAAACAACCAAGATTCATTCCGTTGCGGGAATCCTACCATCAGATCAGGCGCTTATAACCGAACGGCCCTTCCGCAGCCCGCATCATACGGTCTCTGATGCCGCATTAGTCGGCGGCGGATCATTTCCTCGTCCTGGAGAGGTTTCCTATGCGCATCATGGTGTGCTGTTCCTTGATGAGCTGCCGGAGTTTAAGAAGAATGTTCTTGAGGTAATGCGCCAGCCGCTTGAAGATTCGCGTGTTACGGTGAGCAGATCAAAAATGTCCCTGGAGTTCCCCGCAAACTTTATGCTTGCCGCTGCCATGAACCCGTGCCCATGCGGATTTTACACCGATCCGGGCCGCGACTGCACCTGCATTCCGCCGCAGATTCAGAAATATATGTCACGCATCTCCGGCCCGCTTCTGGACAGGATTGATATACATATTGAAGTGCCGGCTGTTAAGTATAAAGAACTATCTTCAGAGGCCGGTGGCGAGCCATCTGCTGATATACGGAAGCGGGTGATAAAAAGCCGTATGAGGCAGTATGCCCGGTTTAAGGATCAGCCCCATATATATAACAACGCGGATATGGGAAGCAAGGAGGTCCGCACCTATTGCAAACTTGACGGCTCCGGCAATGAACTGCTCAAGATGGCAATGACGCGCCTTGGATTTTCCGCCCGTGCCTATGACCGCATTCTTAAAGTCGCCCGTACCATAGCCGACCTGAGTGATTCAGAACAGATTCAGGCACAGCATATCAGCGAAGCGATCCAGTACCGTTCGCTTGACAGGGAGTTGTGGAAGCGATGA
- the nuoI gene encoding NADH-quinone oxidoreductase subunit NuoI: MAEKKRIKDLTVWQKAYIPEIVKGLALTLKTMFKPKFTMEYPEVKFEPPSSYRGRPVLVEEAGGEERCVACGLCSRVCPALAIEVQAGETDREKERYPEKFEINMLRCIFCGFCEEVCPEEAIVMSKDYEMVFHNREDAIYGKDKLLIPVAQLQDRIDFLRSHK, translated from the coding sequence ATGGCTGAGAAGAAAAGAATAAAAGACCTGACCGTATGGCAGAAAGCATATATACCCGAAATTGTTAAGGGTCTTGCTCTTACACTGAAGACGATGTTTAAGCCGAAGTTTACGATGGAGTATCCTGAAGTGAAATTCGAACCGCCGTCATCGTACCGCGGCCGCCCTGTGCTTGTAGAGGAAGCAGGCGGTGAAGAGCGCTGTGTGGCTTGCGGACTCTGTTCACGCGTCTGTCCCGCGCTTGCAATTGAAGTGCAGGCAGGTGAAACGGACCGTGAAAAAGAACGGTATCCTGAAAAGTTTGAAATCAATATGCTCCGCTGCATCTTCTGCGGCTTCTGCGAGGAAGTCTGTCCGGAAGAAGCAATTGTAATGAGCAAAGATTATGAAATGGTCTTCCACAACCGTGAAGACGCAATCTACGGCAAGGATAAACTCCTGATTCCCGTTGCACAGCTTCAGGACAGGATTGACTTCCTCCGCTCTCATAAATAA
- a CDS encoding T9SS type A sorting domain-containing protein yields the protein MRNFLLVLFFAFSVTGLLNAQTGSDWKWLHPNPQGSQLRAVHAFSPTKWYALGAAGTFMKTTDGGATWSFHHQAGRPFATSGQTSNAFDFHFFDEQNGILCGSTGGILKTTDGGDTWQEVASNPALTSRTFYQLHFTSSTTGYVAGSSGTLMKTTDGGNNWVDVPTGVTTTMNDVWASDDGNTIMLATSAGNVRRSTDAGATWTNVGTGASYTVYKIAVNGNNVMVGGTSVSTVPQVRFSTDLGATWTLKSTGITASTTVWDIDYVNGAWFVTGNSFDIFKSTDDGTTWTAISVLNPTQPWTSTYYATAFSPTGDSLVSVGSFGLIQSKLGSAGTPVAHTALGKPGTWYDIWSSSPTGTVIAVGAPTVAGSSFDQIARSTDGGSTWSIVPFSTTSTASFWSIDMIDANTGFISGTNSAVYKTTNGGASWDSVTTGGFPAGLTFRKIDFVNANTGWVFVSTPNTSTTYVYKTTDGGATWSGQDHGIAPGSNAQIYGGHMLTETDGYALTWEPRVLRTTNGGTTWTLQTTVDGHGGFLYDIKMVDTSTGYMVGSSGRFYKTTNGGLLWDTISVPTRSYAFNSMEMINPQTLALFGGTGVNFITVDGGLTWMNKNTSAATLNGSHWSFDTQTNTWALFTAGTNGAILKNTISIVPVELAAFSATVTGNDVNLSWKTVTELNNRGFEIERKDASGSWSKIGYVSGNGTSTRIHEYSFSDKGLKDGNYTYRLKQIDYDGAYDYSNTVEVEVGTPITFALNQNYPNPFNPATTISYRIPAAAVVSLKIYDITGTEVATLVNARQDAGYYSLNFDASNLASGMYFYTIKAGEFTSTKKMMFIK from the coding sequence TTGAGAAATTTCTTACTTGTTCTATTCTTTGCCTTTTCTGTTACAGGCCTGCTTAATGCTCAGACCGGTTCCGACTGGAAATGGCTCCACCCAAACCCGCAGGGCAGCCAGTTAAGAGCTGTTCATGCATTTAGCCCTACTAAGTGGTATGCACTCGGTGCAGCAGGTACCTTCATGAAAACCACCGATGGCGGTGCTACCTGGTCATTCCATCATCAGGCAGGAAGGCCTTTTGCCACCTCTGGCCAGACTTCAAATGCCTTTGATTTTCATTTCTTTGATGAGCAGAACGGCATTCTTTGCGGTTCAACCGGCGGCATTCTTAAGACCACCGACGGCGGCGATACCTGGCAGGAAGTTGCATCAAACCCGGCACTTACCTCCAGGACCTTTTATCAGCTACATTTCACCTCCTCCACTACCGGTTATGTTGCAGGAAGTTCCGGCACTCTTATGAAGACCACCGACGGCGGAAACAATTGGGTGGACGTTCCAACGGGTGTTACCACTACCATGAACGATGTATGGGCTTCAGATGACGGAAATACTATCATGCTTGCAACTTCTGCAGGCAACGTAAGAAGATCAACAGATGCAGGTGCAACCTGGACGAATGTAGGAACCGGTGCTTCTTACACTGTTTATAAAATTGCTGTTAACGGCAATAATGTAATGGTGGGTGGTACTTCAGTTTCAACGGTACCTCAGGTCAGATTTTCGACCGATCTCGGCGCAACCTGGACACTTAAAAGCACAGGAATTACCGCAAGCACCACCGTATGGGATATTGATTACGTGAATGGTGCATGGTTTGTAACCGGCAACAGTTTCGATATCTTCAAATCAACAGACGATGGCACCACGTGGACCGCGATTTCAGTTCTGAATCCGACCCAGCCGTGGACCAGCACCTATTATGCTACAGCTTTTTCACCAACAGGTGATTCATTAGTATCTGTCGGAAGTTTTGGGCTTATTCAGTCAAAATTAGGTTCTGCCGGTACACCAGTTGCTCATACTGCCCTTGGCAAGCCGGGCACATGGTATGACATCTGGAGTTCAAGCCCGACAGGAACCGTGATTGCAGTTGGTGCACCTACCGTTGCAGGTTCATCTTTTGATCAGATTGCCCGTTCAACCGACGGCGGCAGCACCTGGTCAATCGTTCCTTTCTCAACCACATCAACAGCATCCTTCTGGTCAATTGATATGATTGATGCAAACACCGGATTTATCAGCGGCACAAACAGTGCTGTTTACAAAACCACAAACGGCGGTGCTTCATGGGATTCTGTTACGACCGGCGGGTTCCCGGCAGGTCTTACCTTCAGAAAAATTGATTTTGTGAATGCAAATACCGGATGGGTGTTTGTTAGTACTCCTAACACATCAACAACCTATGTTTATAAAACAACAGATGGTGGTGCTACATGGTCAGGTCAGGATCACGGTATTGCTCCTGGATCAAACGCTCAGATATACGGCGGGCACATGCTCACCGAAACTGATGGTTATGCACTTACCTGGGAGCCAAGAGTTCTCAGAACCACCAATGGCGGTACGACCTGGACTCTGCAGACAACTGTTGATGGCCATGGCGGATTCCTTTATGATATAAAAATGGTTGATACTTCTACTGGTTATATGGTTGGTTCGTCCGGCAGATTCTACAAAACTACAAACGGAGGTCTCCTCTGGGATACCATTTCGGTTCCAACCAGATCATATGCATTCAACTCAATGGAGATGATTAATCCGCAGACACTCGCTCTTTTTGGCGGAACTGGCGTGAATTTTATTACAGTTGACGGCGGACTTACCTGGATGAACAAGAATACTTCCGCTGCTACTCTTAATGGTTCCCACTGGTCATTTGATACTCAGACCAACACCTGGGCACTCTTTACCGCCGGAACTAACGGTGCTATTCTGAAAAACACCATCAGCATTGTTCCTGTTGAACTGGCTGCTTTCTCAGCAACTGTTACCGGAAATGATGTAAATCTCTCATGGAAAACTGTTACAGAGCTGAATAACCGCGGCTTCGAAATCGAAAGAAAAGATGCTTCAGGCAGCTGGTCAAAGATTGGTTATGTTTCAGGCAACGGTACTTCAACCAGAATTCATGAATATTCCTTCTCTGATAAAGGTCTGAAAGATGGTAATTATACATACCGTCTGAAACAGATTGATTATGACGGAGCGTATGATTATTCCAATACAGTTGAAGTAGAAGTCGGCACCCCGATTACCTTTGCACTCAATCAGAACTATCCTAACCCGTTCAACCCGGCTACAACCATTTCTTACAGAATACCTGCAGCAGCAGTTGTATCACTGAAGATATATGACATTACCGGTACCGAAGTTGCAACACTGGTTAATGCACGTCAGGATGCAGGATACTATTCACTCAACTTTGATGCAAGCAACCTTGCTTCAGGTATGTATTTCTATACTATCAAAGCAGGTGAGTTCACTTCAACAAAGAAGATGATGTTCATAAAGTAA
- the nuoH gene encoding NADH-quinone oxidoreductase subunit NuoH, with amino-acid sequence MLIDLILIPLVKILIIVTLMLLTVSYSVYFERKISAWAQNRIGPNRVGPAGIFQPFADVFKLLFKEDIVPTAANKPLHTLAPMLALFVAFTTYAVIPIGPPVELFGRTINLAVVDVNSGVLLVLALTSLGVYAITFSGWSSGSKYSLLGGVRSSAQMISYEISMGFSVAGVLIFAESLRPADIIASQSGWMWNAILQPIGFLTFVTAAFAETNRLPFDLPEAEPELVGGYHTEYSSMKFAGFFLAEYANMIIAAAMIVMLYLGGWQVPYIETLGLSTGVQTGIQIAAFFVKIGALLFFFIWVRWSIPRFRYDQLMDLGWKVMFPLSLLNLVWAAILAMIMN; translated from the coding sequence ATGCTTATAGATCTGATTCTTATTCCTCTGGTAAAAATTCTGATAATCGTTACACTGATGCTGCTTACGGTATCATACTCGGTATATTTCGAAAGAAAGATAAGCGCATGGGCGCAGAACCGTATCGGTCCGAACCGGGTAGGTCCGGCCGGTATTTTTCAGCCCTTTGCTGATGTATTCAAGCTTCTTTTTAAGGAAGATATCGTTCCCACTGCCGCAAATAAGCCGCTGCACACCCTGGCGCCGATGCTTGCGCTTTTTGTGGCGTTTACCACCTATGCAGTGATACCTATTGGGCCGCCGGTTGAACTCTTTGGCAGAACCATTAATCTTGCTGTTGTGGATGTTAATTCAGGCGTTCTTTTAGTCCTTGCGTTAACTTCACTCGGTGTATACGCGATCACGTTTTCCGGCTGGTCATCAGGAAGTAAATATTCGCTGCTTGGCGGTGTGCGTTCTTCAGCGCAGATGATTTCGTATGAAATCTCCATGGGCTTCTCTGTAGCCGGCGTGCTCATTTTTGCTGAGTCGCTTCGTCCGGCTGATATTATTGCTTCGCAGAGCGGATGGATGTGGAACGCAATTCTCCAGCCGATCGGATTCCTCACTTTTGTAACCGCGGCATTTGCTGAAACCAACCGCCTTCCGTTTGACCTGCCTGAGGCAGAGCCGGAACTGGTCGGAGGATATCACACCGAATACAGCAGCATGAAATTTGCGGGCTTCTTCCTGGCTGAGTATGCAAACATGATTATTGCAGCAGCAATGATTGTTATGCTCTATCTTGGCGGATGGCAGGTGCCGTATATAGAGACGCTCGGACTATCAACGGGAGTGCAGACAGGCATTCAGATAGCAGCATTCTTTGTTAAAATCGGAGCTCTGCTCTTCTTCTTTATCTGGGTTCGCTGGAGCATTCCGAGATTCAGATATGACCAGCTGATGGACTTAGGATGGAAAGTGATGTTCCCTCTCTCGCTGCTTAACCTGGTGTGGGCGGCTATTCTTGCAATGATTATGAATTAG
- a CDS encoding AMP nucleosidase, giving the protein MIDRLEIAKNWLPRYTGMPIDGFGDYILLTNFQNYLNKFAEKFKCDVQGIGRPMPCATNSAGLTLINFGIGSANAATIMDILIARQPKGVLFLGKCGGLKRSSEIGHFILPIAAIRGEGTSGDYFPPEVPALPSFKLHKFVSEKIIEKGFEYRTGVIYSTNRRLWEHDDAFRQKLQQLTCIAIDMETATLFIVGHYNSIARGALLLVSDVPITPDGVKTEESDNKVTQEWADVHLSLGIDAMTDIVGRGESIKHFRY; this is encoded by the coding sequence ATGATTGACCGCCTTGAAATAGCTAAAAACTGGCTGCCGCGCTATACCGGAATGCCCATTGACGGCTTTGGTGATTATATTCTTCTGACCAATTTTCAGAACTATCTTAATAAATTCGCAGAGAAATTTAAATGTGATGTTCAGGGAATCGGCCGCCCAATGCCCTGCGCGACCAATAGTGCCGGTCTCACGCTCATTAATTTCGGAATCGGTTCGGCCAATGCGGCAACCATTATGGATATTCTAATTGCACGACAGCCTAAAGGAGTGCTTTTTCTGGGTAAATGCGGGGGTCTGAAGCGCTCAAGTGAAATTGGGCATTTTATACTTCCGATAGCTGCAATACGCGGTGAAGGGACCAGCGGGGATTATTTCCCGCCGGAGGTTCCCGCTCTGCCTTCGTTCAAACTGCATAAATTCGTTTCGGAAAAGATAATTGAGAAGGGTTTTGAGTACCGCACAGGCGTAATTTATTCCACGAACAGGCGTCTGTGGGAGCATGATGATGCATTCCGTCAGAAGCTGCAGCAGCTCACTTGCATTGCCATTGATATGGAAACCGCAACGCTCTTTATTGTCGGGCATTATAATTCCATTGCCCGTGGTGCTCTTTTGCTGGTTTCTGATGTGCCGATTACTCCTGACGGGGTAAAAACGGAAGAGTCAGACAACAAAGTCACACAGGAGTGGGCTGATGTGCATCTGAGTCTGGGGATTGATGCGATGACGGATATTGTGGGGAGGGGAGAGTCAATTAAGCATTTCCGTTACTAA